The Chitinophagales bacterium genome includes a window with the following:
- a CDS encoding T9SS type A sorting domain-containing protein — translation MRKICLLFLFVFFLVRSQAQQLVSYELIASYSLDQIDSIYTANGIPGIILPSTYGVNAYKVLYNTLDADSLPILASGALFVPVAPNCHAPLASYQHGTILQKEEVPSRLAGGEVIIGLSMAADGAVLCMPDYLGLGDSPGLHPYVHAETEARAVADLLVVSLTICSQLDITLNNQLFLIGYSQGGHATMAAHQLIQEHYSNYFTVTASAPMSGPYDLAGVQAGIISQGGEYPNPGYLPYLLLAYNSVYHIYDNVADFLVSPYDVLLPPLFDGLHSMSEVNAVMPSVPNDIIVPAVLDSFNNDPDYKLHTYLKKNNTYNWKPEAPMRMYFCEGDNDVNYLNAYVAYDTFIARGATAISLVSSGAGLDHSGCAFPSLLSGKFWLDTFRLDKIKLMFDYTFESYVGAGDGSLTAHVTGGYPPYTYQWSNGGTDSAITDLTFGIYSVVVKDSTGCPVDASIYLPVQVGLEEIPAQLVSIYPNPIREMTTIEFDAPGHYTIQLADISGSNLQTLKVTGNKLDWHRDKQPAGIYIVTITGDAGLMVRKKLVLE, via the coding sequence ATGCGAAAAATCTGCCTGCTGTTTCTTTTTGTTTTTTTCCTGGTAAGAAGCCAGGCACAACAACTCGTTTCGTATGAATTAATCGCTTCCTATTCGCTGGATCAGATTGACAGTATCTACACCGCCAATGGAATTCCGGGCATTATCTTGCCGAGCACCTATGGCGTGAATGCTTATAAAGTGCTCTATAATACGCTGGATGCAGATAGTTTGCCCATCCTTGCATCAGGCGCCCTTTTTGTACCCGTTGCGCCCAACTGCCATGCGCCGCTTGCAAGCTATCAGCATGGCACCATCCTTCAGAAAGAAGAGGTGCCCTCGAGGCTGGCAGGAGGGGAAGTGATAATTGGGCTCTCGATGGCGGCAGACGGCGCAGTGCTTTGCATGCCGGATTATCTTGGGCTTGGTGATTCTCCCGGGCTGCATCCTTACGTGCACGCCGAAACGGAAGCAAGAGCTGTAGCGGATTTACTTGTAGTATCGCTTACTATTTGCAGTCAGCTGGATATCACATTAAACAACCAGCTATTTCTAATTGGCTATTCACAGGGCGGGCATGCCACCATGGCAGCGCACCAATTGATACAGGAACATTACAGTAATTACTTTACGGTAACAGCATCTGCTCCCATGTCAGGGCCTTACGATCTTGCAGGTGTACAGGCAGGCATAATTTCACAGGGTGGAGAATATCCGAATCCTGGTTACCTGCCTTATCTGTTGCTGGCATATAACAGTGTGTACCACATATATGATAATGTGGCTGATTTCCTGGTATCGCCTTATGACGTGCTGCTGCCGCCTTTGTTCGACGGGCTGCATAGCATGAGCGAGGTGAATGCCGTGATGCCGTCGGTACCCAATGATATCATCGTGCCGGCTGTGCTGGATTCATTCAACAATGATCCGGATTACAAGCTGCACACCTATCTTAAAAAAAATAATACCTACAACTGGAAGCCGGAAGCACCGATGCGCATGTATTTCTGCGAAGGTGATAATGACGTTAATTACCTGAATGCTTATGTCGCCTATGATACGTTTATTGCCAGGGGTGCGACTGCCATTTCACTGGTTAGTTCAGGGGCCGGACTGGATCATTCCGGTTGCGCTTTCCCTTCTTTGCTGAGCGGAAAGTTCTGGCTCGATACCTTCCGGCTCGATAAAATCAAGCTGATGTTTGATTACACATTTGAATCTTATGTGGGCGCCGGCGATGGCTCCCTCACCGCTCATGTAACCGGCGGCTATCCGCCATATACTTACCAATGGAGCAATGGCGGAACAGACTCCGCCATTACTGATCTTACATTCGGTATTTATTCCGTTGTGGTGAAAGACAGTACAGGTTGCCCCGTGGATGCATCCATATATCTGCCGGTTCAGGTTGGCCTGGAAGAAATACCTGCTCAACTGGTAAGCATATATCCCAATCCGATTCGTGAGATGACCACCATTGAATTCGACGCTCCGGGCCATTATACGATACAGCTTGCCGATATCAGCGGAAGCAATTTGCAGACATTAAAGGTCACCGGCAATAAACTGGACTGGCATCGTGATAAACAGCCGGCCGGCATTTATATCGTAACCATCACCGGCGACGCCGGGCTGATGGTTCGCAAGAAACTGGTACTTGAATAA